One window from the genome of Pseudoliparis swirei isolate HS2019 ecotype Mariana Trench chromosome 24, NWPU_hadal_v1, whole genome shotgun sequence encodes:
- the LOC130189940 gene encoding tektin-1-like: MSVSDCSTQQGDESNRENMEFKRLHSELLRVACVKLIEDTDAVCKRMQSDDSKGLGQRVRDIQFLQKELETKLGETIVEMDLLLASQSREARALEACQEPLRITVVCLEERMKRSPSERRHDQVDRELLREREVIEAATLLLQTAARKIAEQLRLNRSVQSKLQQDLQEKSEAQSIDNSCVLMTTRCTQNRPNRGPALLPSLSVLPVQWENITEILMARAEQQKADSLALRAAVESLLEQTEADVKKQARATAAALQLNVWEIKSARRQMTEQLATIRCELAGQQQIREDLQAAISENRCVLGLAQARLALRLQRPSKEQCLDRAQCQLHAEVQQLNAHIHQLSQAAAQSEEEQRALVRCQGELQENVELKTSSLHIDEVVLARHREPLITHSF; the protein is encoded by the exons ATGTCTGTCTCGGACTGCAGTACCCAGCAGGGTGATGAATCCAATCGAGAGAACATGGAGTTCAAGCGACTCCACTCGGAGCTCCTCAGAGTGGCGTGCGTGAAGTTGATCGAGGACACGGACGCCGTGTGCAAGCGCATGCAGAGCGACGACAGCAAGGGGCTGG GTCAGCGGGTCAGAGACATCCAGTTTCTGCAGAAGGAGTTGGAGACGAAGCTGGGTGAGACCATCGTGGAGATGGACCTTCTCCTGGCGTCGCAGAGCAGAGAGGCGAGAGCCCTGGAGGCGTGCCAAGAGCCTCTGAGAATCACCGTTGTCTGTCTGGAGGAGAG AATGAAGCGCTCCCCGTCCGAGAGGCGCCACGACCAGGTGGACCGAGAGCTGCTGAGGGAGCGGGAGGTCATCGAGGCGGCGACGCTCCTCCTGCAGACCGCGGCACGGAAGATCGCCGAGCAGCTCCG ATTGAACCGATCCGTTCAGTCCAAGCTGCAGCAGGATCTGCAGGAGAAATCTGAGGCTCAGAGCATCGACAActcctgtgttttaatgaccACCCGGTGCACGCAGAACCGGCCCAACCGCGGCCCGGCGCTGCTGCCGAG CCTGTCGGTGCTCCCGGTGCAGTGGGAGAACATCACCGAAATCCTCATGGCCCGAGCGGAGCAGCAGAAGGCCGACTCCCTGGCCCTGAGGGCCGCGGTGGAGTCCCTCCTGGAGCAGACGGAGGCCGACGTGAAGAAGCAGGCCCGGGCCACGGCGGCGGCCCTCCAGCTCAACGTCTGGGAGATCAAGAGCGCCAGGAGACAGATGACGGAGCAGCTGGCCACG ATCCGGTGTGAGCTGGCCGGCCAGCAGCAGATCAGAGAGGACCTCCAGGCCGCCATCTCAGAGAACCGGTGTGTTCTGGGTCTGGCTCAGGCCCGTCTGGCCCTGCGGCTCCAGAGACCCTCCAAGGAGCAATGCCTGGACCGGGCGCAGTGCCAGCTGCACGCCGAGGTCCAGCAGCTCAACGCTCACATCCACCA GCTGAGCCAGGCTGCGGCCCaatcagaggaggagcagagggcgcTGGTTCGATGCCAGGGGGAGCTGCAGGAGAACGTGGAGCTGAAGACCAGCTCTCTGCACATCGATGAGGTCGTCCTCGCCCGCCACAGGGAGCCGCTCATCACGCACAGCTTCTGA
- the LOC130189939 gene encoding uncharacterized protein LOC130189939, whose product MLLALFFLLPGRFSSVELRERTALQNSVATLPCAHQTGDVAWSRFVNGEPVTLVTIQNGVEKRKMSDGRFGSLADNSLVIRNVTPFDATMYLCNNSKVYLSVTTDTKMAAPAKRPRNGPRPGREGTAEDAENPPASGLWEVPVGVAVGVVGGAALTLLVVLTVKFCFKNRAEKTAILDPTGPEATYEEIQGAEPYFENPYDFPSVGETTRSSTAAYNMCIITPNNNLNNNLYSTGDNLSEQCVYSLAQNPVKTGHERE is encoded by the exons ATGCTGCtcgctctcttcttcctcctcccgggACGCTTCAGTTCCGTCG agctccgtgagAGGACGGCGCTGCAGAACTCGGTGGCCACGCTGCCCTGCGCTCACCAGACGGGCGACGTGGCGTGGAGCCGCTTCGTGAACGGCGAGCCGGTGACCCTCGTCACGATCCAAAATGGcgttgagaaaagaaaaatgtccgACGGGCGCTTCGGTTCCCTGGCAGATAACTCGCTGGTCATCAGGAATGTGACGCCCTTCGACGCCACGATGTACCTGTGTAACAACAGCAAGGTGTATCTGAGCGTGACGACGGAcaccaagatggcggctcccGCGAAACGGCCGCGCAACGGCCCCCGACCCGGCCGGGAGGGAACCGCTGAAGACGCGGAGAACCCGCCAGCCTCGGGCCTTTGGGAGGTGCCGGTCGGTGTCGCGGTCGGTGTTGTGGGCGGAGCCGCGTTGACGCTCCTCGTGGTCTTAACTGTGAAATTCTGCTTCAAAAACCGAGCGGAGAAAACCGCCATCTTGGACCCAACGGGCCCCGAGGCGACCTACGAGGAGATTCAAGGGGCCGagccttattttgaaaatccatACGACTTCCCGAGCGTGGGTGAAACGACACGCAGCTCCACCGCCGCATACAacatgtgtattataacacCCAATAATAATCTGAATAATAATCTGTACAGCACTGGGGACAACCTCAGTGAGCAGTGCGTGTATTCCCTCGCCCAAAACCCAGTAAAGacaggacatgagagagagtga
- the ndufaf5 gene encoding arginine-hydroxylase NDUFAF5, mitochondrial, with translation MSSGVCRRLLRAAGSSPAASPSSRCSPRAGPRGEPRRGLSASGGTVNVFDREMKKRQKNWSASLQDGHKYDYLRDEVGSRVADRVYDIARTFPLALDIGSGKSHIAEHLSKDVVERLVLTDVSEETLRRARRSEIPTRRVLADEEFLPFKENTFDLVVSSLSLHWVNDLPGALKQIQYALKPDGVFIGAMVGGESLYELRCSLQLAESEREGGFSPHVSPYTAVTDLGHLLGRAGFTMLTVDIDDVQILYPGIFEVMTDLQGMGESNCAWNRRSLLHRDSMLAAAAVYKEMYGNEDGAVPATFDILYMIGWKPHESQAKPAKRGSANVSFKDLS, from the exons ATGAGCAGCGGTGTGTGTCGGAGGCTCCTGCGGGCCGCCGGCTCCTCTCCGGCGGCCTCCCCGTCCTCCCGCTGCAGCCCGCGGGCCGGGCCGAGGGGGGAGCCCCGCAGAGGGCTGTCGGCGTCCGGCGGCACCGTGAACGTGTTCGAcagggagatgaagaagaggcaAAAGAACTGGTCCGCGTCGCTGCAGGACGGACACAAGTACGACTACCTGCGGGACGAG GTTGGCAGTCGAGTGGCAGATCGGGTCTATGACATTGCGAG GACGTTTCCTCTGGCTCTGGACATCGGCAGTGGGAAAAGTCACATCGCAGAGCATTTGAGCAAG GACGTCGTGGAGCGTTTGGTCCTCACAGACGTCTCGGAGGAAACTCTG AGACGAGCGAGACGGAGTGAAATCCCGACGCGCCGCGTTCTCGCCGACGAAGAGTTCCTGCCGTTTAAGGAGAACACGTTCGACCTGGTAGTGAGCAGCTTGAG TCTGCACTGGGTCAACGACCTGCCCGGAGCCCTGAAGCAG atccAATATGCGCTGAAGCCTGACGGGGTGTTCATCGGGGCGATGGTGGGCGGGGAGTCACTGTACGAGCTGCGCTGCTCCCTCCAGCTGgcggagagtgagagggaggggggcttCTCCCCTCACGTGTCGCCCTACACCGCCGTCACGGACCTGGGCCACCTGCTGGGCCGGGCCGGCTTCACCATGCTCACAGTG gACATTGACGACGTTCAGATTCTCTATCCGGGAATCTTTGAAGTCATGACCGACCTCCAAG GGATGGGCGAGAGCAACTGTGCCTGGAACCGGAGGTCGCTGCTGCACAGAGACTCCATGTTGGCGGCAGCAGCCGTTTACAAAG AGATGTACGGTAACGAGGACGGCGCCGTCCCAGCCACCTTCGACATCCTCTACATGATTGGCTGGAAGCCTCACGAGTCCCAG gCCAAACCAGCGAAGCGCGGCTCAGCCAACGTGTCGTTTAAGGATTTGTCATAG